The following proteins are encoded in a genomic region of Ammospiza caudacuta isolate bAmmCau1 chromosome 13, bAmmCau1.pri, whole genome shotgun sequence:
- the LOC131563429 gene encoding adhesion G-protein coupled receptor G1-like isoform X1, producing MPAAKSPRRLCCLLEGQAKAELPRMKVLFLLLLSLLQGLAACGLREEDFRFCGDRNQTQESSAIFQHGPAAISIENTAQALIIKKPFLPSRRNSYYEYRLPPTLGRYRFCIFWFESNRSLQLVYGKQSIPLGGDTASSIPWGQESQKTERTRANIFNVSYIIKGGKNTSLDAKDEYFFNASALSMPVWEQDVQQQLSALDSLIAQPLAAAPGHREQQRLRRTLGELERMLAKVELEGQNQTFGEATVHATVLRVQPSRAPQTLTYAPQREESGEVQGFTVDLPSSLFMVVKDREEVAEHRVLVMDINRQTMFQDENSSHVLGDKVVSISLVDTVVANLSEPVVLTFFHDQLPRNVTPLCVFWQEDASGSSGSWDSSGCTTVTGSSQTQCRCNHLTYFAVLMVSSPDITSVHRNYLSIISYVGCLISALASICTIFFLYFRTKQRDQITSMHIHMNLLAAIFLLDITFLLSEHLAASSSEAICTAGGLFLHFSLLSCLTWMGIEGYNLYRLVIEVFNAYHDHFLLKLCLVGWGLPIFCVVTILLASWTNYGPVSIPIYESIDGRTVNATICWITSPLVHNSVNLGFFSLVFLFNSVMLGAMVREILRQNKKGHKLKHVLALLGLSILLGIPWALIFFSFTSGVFCLVSLYIFTIINSLQGFLIFLWYWTMVLQARKGPDSQSSSDSAKLQPSSS from the exons ATGCCTGCTGCCAAGTCACCCAGAAG GCTCTGCTGTCTCCTTGAAGGCCaggccaaggcagagctgcccaggatGAAGGTCctcttcctgctccttctctccctcctccaaG ggctggcagcctgTGGCCTCAGGGAGGAGGATTTTCGCTTCTGTGGGGACCGGAACCAGACCCAGGAGAGCTCTGCCATCTTCCAGCACGGCCCTGCCGCCATCTCCATCGAGAACACGGCCCAGGCTCTGATCATTAAAAAGCCCTTTTTGCCAAGCAGGAGAAACTCCTACTACGAGTACAGGCTGCCCCCCACCTTGGGCAGGTACCGCTTCTGCATCTTCTGGTTTGAGTCCAACAGGAGCCTGCAGCTGGTCTATGGGAAGCAGAGCATCCCCCTgggtggggacacagccagcagcatcccctggggacaggagagTCAGAAGACTGAAAGAACCAGAGCCAACATCTTCAATGTGTCCTATATCATAAAGGGTGGGAAGAACACCTCCCTGGATGCTAAAGATGAATACTTCTTCAATG cctctgcaTTGAGCATGCCCGTGTGGGAGCAGGacgtgcagcagcagctcagtgcccTGGACAGCCTCAttgcccagcccctggcagcagccccggggcacagggagcagcagaggctccGGCG cacacTCGGGGAGCTGGAGAGGATGCTGGCCAAggtggagctggaagggcagaACCAGACCTTTGGGGAGGCCACTGTGCACGCCACCGTGCTGAGGGTGCAGCCCAGCCGGGCTCCCCAGACCCTCACCTACGCTCCCCAGAGAGAG GAGAGTGGAGAGGTCCAGGGATTCACAGTGGACCTGCCAAGCAGCCTCTTCATGGTGGTGAAGGACAGGGAGGAGGTGGCGGAGCACAGGGTGCTCGTCATGGACATCAACAGGCAGACCATGTTCCAG GATGAGAACAGCAGCCACGtgctgggtgacaaggtggtcAGCATCTCCCTGGTGGACACGGTGGTGGCCAACCTCTCCGAGCCAGTGGTGCTCACCTTCTTCCACGACCAGCTCCCG AGGAACGTGACCCCATTGTGCGTGTTCTGGCAGGAGGACGCCTCTG GCAgttctgggagctgggacagctctgggtgcaccacagtgacagggagcagccagacaCAGTGCAGGTGCAACCACCTCACCTACTTTGCTGTGCTCATG gttTCCTCTCCAGACATCACCTCAGTGCACAGGAATTACCTGAGTATCATAAGCTACGTTGGCTGCCTGATCTCAGCTTTGGCTTCCATTTGCACCATTTTCTTCCTCTACTTCAG GACCAAACAACGGGACCAGATCACGAGCATGCACATCCACATGAACCTGCTGGCTGCCATCTTCCTCCTGGACATCACCTTCCTCCTCTCCGAGcacctggctgccagcagcagcgaGGCCATCTGCACAGCTGGGGGGCTGTTCCTGCACTTctctctgctgagctgcctcACCTGGATGGGCATTGAGGGCTACAACCTCTACAGGCTTGTGATCGAAGTCTTCAACGCCTACCACGACCATTTCCTGCTCAAGCTCTGCCTGGTTGGCTGGG GGCTCCCCATCTTCTGTGTGGTGACAATCCTCCTGGCCAGCTGGACCAACTACGGCCCCGTCTCCATTCCCATCTACGAATCCATTGATGGCAGAACCGTCAATGCAACCAT ctgctggatCACGAGCCCCCTGGTCCACAACTCTGTGAACCTGGGTTTCTTCAGCCTGGTGTTCCTCTTTAACTCGGTCATGCTGGGGGCCATGGTGCGCGAGATCCTCCGGCAGAACAAGAAGGGTCACAAGCTCAAGCACGTCCTGGCCCTCCTTGGGCTGAGCATCCTGCTGGGCATCCCCTGGGCACTCATCTTCTTCTCCTTCACCTCTGGTGTGTTCTGCCTTGTCTCCCTCTACATCTTCACCATCATCAACTCCCTCCAAG GTTTCCTCATCTTCCTCTGGTACTGGACCATGGTGCTGCAGGCGAGGAAGGGCCCTgactcccagagcagctctgacagtgccaagctccagcccagcagcagctga
- the LOC131563429 gene encoding adhesion G-protein coupled receptor G1-like isoform X2 has translation MKVLFLLLLSLLQGLAACGLREEDFRFCGDRNQTQESSAIFQHGPAAISIENTAQALIIKKPFLPSRRNSYYEYRLPPTLGRYRFCIFWFESNRSLQLVYGKQSIPLGGDTASSIPWGQESQKTERTRANIFNVSYIIKGGKNTSLDAKDEYFFNASALSMPVWEQDVQQQLSALDSLIAQPLAAAPGHREQQRLRRSTLGELERMLAKVELEGQNQTFGEATVHATVLRVQPSRAPQTLTYAPQREESGEVQGFTVDLPSSLFMVVKDREEVAEHRVLVMDINRQTMFQDENSSHVLGDKVVSISLVDTVVANLSEPVVLTFFHDQLPRNVTPLCVFWQEDASGSSGSWDSSGCTTVTGSSQTQCRCNHLTYFAVLMVSSPDITSVHRNYLSIISYVGCLISALASICTIFFLYFRTKQRDQITSMHIHMNLLAAIFLLDITFLLSEHLAASSSEAICTAGGLFLHFSLLSCLTWMGIEGYNLYRLVIEVFNAYHDHFLLKLCLVGWGLPIFCVVTILLASWTNYGPVSIPIYESIDGRTVNATICWITSPLVHNSVNLGFFSLVFLFNSVMLGAMVREILRQNKKGHKLKHVLALLGLSILLGIPWALIFFSFTSGVFCLVSLYIFTIINSLQGFLIFLWYWTMVLQARKGPDSQSSSDSAKLQPSSS, from the exons atGAAGGTCctcttcctgctccttctctccctcctccaaG ggctggcagcctgTGGCCTCAGGGAGGAGGATTTTCGCTTCTGTGGGGACCGGAACCAGACCCAGGAGAGCTCTGCCATCTTCCAGCACGGCCCTGCCGCCATCTCCATCGAGAACACGGCCCAGGCTCTGATCATTAAAAAGCCCTTTTTGCCAAGCAGGAGAAACTCCTACTACGAGTACAGGCTGCCCCCCACCTTGGGCAGGTACCGCTTCTGCATCTTCTGGTTTGAGTCCAACAGGAGCCTGCAGCTGGTCTATGGGAAGCAGAGCATCCCCCTgggtggggacacagccagcagcatcccctggggacaggagagTCAGAAGACTGAAAGAACCAGAGCCAACATCTTCAATGTGTCCTATATCATAAAGGGTGGGAAGAACACCTCCCTGGATGCTAAAGATGAATACTTCTTCAATG cctctgcaTTGAGCATGCCCGTGTGGGAGCAGGacgtgcagcagcagctcagtgcccTGGACAGCCTCAttgcccagcccctggcagcagccccggggcacagggagcagcagaggctccGGCG cagcacacTCGGGGAGCTGGAGAGGATGCTGGCCAAggtggagctggaagggcagaACCAGACCTTTGGGGAGGCCACTGTGCACGCCACCGTGCTGAGGGTGCAGCCCAGCCGGGCTCCCCAGACCCTCACCTACGCTCCCCAGAGAGAG GAGAGTGGAGAGGTCCAGGGATTCACAGTGGACCTGCCAAGCAGCCTCTTCATGGTGGTGAAGGACAGGGAGGAGGTGGCGGAGCACAGGGTGCTCGTCATGGACATCAACAGGCAGACCATGTTCCAG GATGAGAACAGCAGCCACGtgctgggtgacaaggtggtcAGCATCTCCCTGGTGGACACGGTGGTGGCCAACCTCTCCGAGCCAGTGGTGCTCACCTTCTTCCACGACCAGCTCCCG AGGAACGTGACCCCATTGTGCGTGTTCTGGCAGGAGGACGCCTCTG GCAgttctgggagctgggacagctctgggtgcaccacagtgacagggagcagccagacaCAGTGCAGGTGCAACCACCTCACCTACTTTGCTGTGCTCATG gttTCCTCTCCAGACATCACCTCAGTGCACAGGAATTACCTGAGTATCATAAGCTACGTTGGCTGCCTGATCTCAGCTTTGGCTTCCATTTGCACCATTTTCTTCCTCTACTTCAG GACCAAACAACGGGACCAGATCACGAGCATGCACATCCACATGAACCTGCTGGCTGCCATCTTCCTCCTGGACATCACCTTCCTCCTCTCCGAGcacctggctgccagcagcagcgaGGCCATCTGCACAGCTGGGGGGCTGTTCCTGCACTTctctctgctgagctgcctcACCTGGATGGGCATTGAGGGCTACAACCTCTACAGGCTTGTGATCGAAGTCTTCAACGCCTACCACGACCATTTCCTGCTCAAGCTCTGCCTGGTTGGCTGGG GGCTCCCCATCTTCTGTGTGGTGACAATCCTCCTGGCCAGCTGGACCAACTACGGCCCCGTCTCCATTCCCATCTACGAATCCATTGATGGCAGAACCGTCAATGCAACCAT ctgctggatCACGAGCCCCCTGGTCCACAACTCTGTGAACCTGGGTTTCTTCAGCCTGGTGTTCCTCTTTAACTCGGTCATGCTGGGGGCCATGGTGCGCGAGATCCTCCGGCAGAACAAGAAGGGTCACAAGCTCAAGCACGTCCTGGCCCTCCTTGGGCTGAGCATCCTGCTGGGCATCCCCTGGGCACTCATCTTCTTCTCCTTCACCTCTGGTGTGTTCTGCCTTGTCTCCCTCTACATCTTCACCATCATCAACTCCCTCCAAG GTTTCCTCATCTTCCTCTGGTACTGGACCATGGTGCTGCAGGCGAGGAAGGGCCCTgactcccagagcagctctgacagtgccaagctccagcccagcagcagctga